From Pseudodesulfovibrio nedwellii:
CATACGATTTGAAGCCTCGACAGCTTCATTCAACGGGACCGTCATGCTCCGAATGACAAACATAACAACAAGAATAAGAATACCCATGGCGATAACCGTTGGAATAAGGATCTGCCAACGCAAGGACGCAACCTGAGCTTCTACGTCGTCAACATAGATTCCGCTCCCTACAATCCAACCCCAAGGCTTGAACAATTTAACATAAGAAACCTTGGGTACAGGCTTAGTAGCTCCTTTCTTGGGCCAAGAATAATGCACAAAACCTTCGCCGTCCTTACGACTGACTTCAACAAATTCCCGAAAAAGATAAATACCGTCCTGATCTTTGACATCACCCACATTCTTACCGACAAGCGATGCATTGGATCCATGAGCCACGACAACGGGCTTCATATCGTTAATCCAAAAATATTCATTTCCATGATATCTTGATTTTGTAATCTCTGCGATAGCGGCTTTCTGAGCCTCTTCCTTGGTCAATGCACCGGAAGCAGCCTGATCAGCCCAATATTCGACGGAACTATACGCCACATCAACAACACTTTTTGTTGCGATCTGCTTCTCTGCCATGAGAGAATCACCGACAACAGGAAGAAAATATCCAACCAGACCAAGGACAACCAAAGCAATAGCCCCCAAGAAAATGCTGAGAATCTTGCTTCGCATGCTCCAGTCGCGGAATCGCAGTATAGTCATATCCCCCTCCAAGGTTGGAATTTCGCTGATAAATCAATGGGTAAAGATCATACACCCTGCTACTTATCAATTTTCTCTAACTGGACAATACACTGTTTCAAACGCTATAAGTAGGAATATAATACATTGGGGGGTTATATATTTCCACCTGGCCCATATGGGGATTATTGCCCGTCGGAACAAGCTGTGATATGACCGCCACCTCACATGAGCACAACAGGGAGTTGATGAAATGAGCGATTTGAAAAAAATGTACCATACCTTGCAGCAAGACCCATTTCCAGCTGACATGAAACTGACTCTGGGTGACCAGGAATTGGTTTTCAAAAAACGCACTTGGGAAATTGAAGGCGAAACCAAAGGGTTGCGGTACGGCGAGAACCCGGATCAACCGGCAGCATTGTACGAATTGACCAAAGGTCAACTTGAAGTAGGCGGCGTAAAATTCATCGGCCAAGGGCAGGGACTGGTGTCCGCATTGACCGAAGAACACATGCTTCAGGCAGGCAAACACCCCGGCAAAACAAATTTGACCGACGTGGACAACGCCCTAAATATTTTGCAGTACCTGTCCGCCAAACCAGCCGCGCTCATTCTCAAACACAACAATCCCTGTGGCGCAGCATGGACCAACGAAGGCGTATCCGTTGCCTTGAAACGGGCCTTTGAAGCGGACCGCATAGCAGCCTTCGGTGGAGCTGTAATCGTCAACCGCAAGCTTGACCTTGCCACTGCCGAACTTATCAACTCCGTCTATTTTGAAGTAGTGGCTGCCCCTGAATTCGACGATGATGCCTTGGTTGAACTCAAAAAGAAAAAAAATCTTCGCATCTTGCAAATCCCCGGCATCACCAAATTGGAAAGTCTGGTCCAAAGTCCATTTCTGGACATCAAATCCCTGTCGGACGGCGGCATGGTTGTTCAATTCTCCTTCCGTAACGCCATTCTCAAAACGGAAGATTTCATTCCGGCCACTGCGGAAAAAAACGGCAATCAGTTCGTAGCTCGTGCTCCGAGCAAACAGGAAGCGGATGATCTGCTTTTTGCCTGGGCTGTTGAAGCCGGTGTGACATCCAACTCAGTCCTGTTTGTACGCGACGGTGTGACCACAGCCATCGGAACCGGTGAGCAAGACCGCGTCGGCTGTGTCCTTCTGGCTGTAACCAAGGCGTACATCAAGTACTCCGACCTGTTGTCATCCAAAGAACTCGGCATGTCGCTGTTCGAATTGAAACTGGCGGCCATCAAAGACCCAGAGATGAAAGCAAAACTTGATGATATCGAGAAACGCACCGAAGAAGCCCGTGGCGGACTGCCCGGCTCTGTAGTGGTGTCAGACGGATTCTTCCCCTTCCGTGACGGCGTGGACCTGTGCATGAATCAAGGCGTAACAGCCATTGCCCAGCCCGGAGGCTCCATCCGTGACAACGAAGTGATTACTGCCGTCAACGAAGCCAGCCCGCAGGTGGCCATGGTCTTCACAGGACAGCGTTCCTTCAAACACTAATTAGCACTCTGTATTGAATAGACAAGGCTTCGTCGGACAAGGAGTTCGACGAAGCTTTTTTCACGACAAGGAGTCGACCTATTGTCGTCCTCGATTACGATACAGAACTTTCATGACAAGGATGGAGGATGTCAAAATCAGGCTGACTCCATTGGTAAGAACCAGTGCCACTGACTGCATGCTAATACCATAATAAAGCCACAGCAAAATGCCAAAACAAAGTAGCAGATACATGCGCAGTGAAATATCATCCACGGACTTGGTTCGCCATGTTCGAACGACCTGCGGTAAAAATGAAAACGTGGTACAAAAACCAGCGATCAGGCCTATTATTTCTATGGGTGTTATATTCATGCACCATCATTACTCGCACACTCTTACACTGACAACCAT
This genomic window contains:
- a CDS encoding IMP cyclohydrolase, translating into MSDLKKMYHTLQQDPFPADMKLTLGDQELVFKKRTWEIEGETKGLRYGENPDQPAALYELTKGQLEVGGVKFIGQGQGLVSALTEEHMLQAGKHPGKTNLTDVDNALNILQYLSAKPAALILKHNNPCGAAWTNEGVSVALKRAFEADRIAAFGGAVIVNRKLDLATAELINSVYFEVVAAPEFDDDALVELKKKKNLRILQIPGITKLESLVQSPFLDIKSLSDGGMVVQFSFRNAILKTEDFIPATAEKNGNQFVARAPSKQEADDLLFAWAVEAGVTSNSVLFVRDGVTTAIGTGEQDRVGCVLLAVTKAYIKYSDLLSSKELGMSLFELKLAAIKDPEMKAKLDDIEKRTEEARGGLPGSVVVSDGFFPFRDGVDLCMNQGVTAIAQPGGSIRDNEVITAVNEASPQVAMVFTGQRSFKH
- a CDS encoding SemiSWEET family sugar transporter, with the translated sequence MNITPIEIIGLIAGFCTTFSFLPQVVRTWRTKSVDDISLRMYLLLCFGILLWLYYGISMQSVALVLTNGVSLILTSSILVMKVLYRNRGRQ